Proteins from one Pontibacter korlensis genomic window:
- a CDS encoding glycoside hydrolase family 3 protein — MQRITHLANFRKLFNFWLLPLLVIALWACEGSDAQRQSYSEQQRQFYPVERVSYDRPSSIIAALEDSSSYWVDSLFNTLTPEERIAQLIIIEAFSNKGPKYEADVMRLIKQYKVGGIIFFQGTPTRQAELTNEYQAASKVPLWISMDAETGVGMRLDSTVEYPSQQMLGALSEDTLIYRMGVEVAQEFKRLGMHINFAPVADINNNPNNPIIGYRSFGENKYDVAAKSMAYMRGMQDGGILAVAKHFPGHGDTDVDSHYDLPVIPFQRHRLDTLELYPFQELINQGLGGMMVAHMHIPQLDPTPNVPSTLSEPIVTGLLKKQLNYKGLIFTDAMVMKGVTKYFEPGEAEARALIAGNDVLERLNSVPKAINAIKEAIENGDLTQEEIDRRCKRVLAAKQWLGLDKYKPIPLENLYEDLNPPMADLINKRIAEGAITLLNNKKRMLPLRPTKRMSIATVSIGATRVTAFQRQVKQLTEETDDFYISRKANSKEAKKLWKKLKKYDVVLVALYGPSIRPSNSLGYSEEAARLVQQLAKSNKAVITLFNNAYTLNQFPEIEESQALLLAYQGYFHAQAAAAELIFGRIPARGRLAVTVNKHFTYGDGIRLNKSFIAGPNGIPTQ; from the coding sequence ATGCAACGGATTACACATCTTGCAAATTTTCGGAAGCTCTTCAATTTCTGGCTTCTCCCACTGCTGGTTATAGCATTATGGGCCTGTGAAGGCTCGGATGCACAGCGGCAAAGTTACAGTGAGCAGCAGCGGCAGTTCTACCCGGTAGAGCGCGTGTCTTATGACCGGCCTTCCTCTATCATCGCTGCCCTCGAAGATAGCTCTTCCTATTGGGTTGACTCTTTGTTTAACACCCTTACCCCGGAGGAGCGGATTGCGCAGCTCATTATTATTGAAGCTTTCTCAAATAAAGGTCCCAAGTATGAGGCAGATGTGATGCGCCTTATAAAGCAGTACAAGGTTGGCGGCATCATCTTTTTTCAGGGTACCCCTACACGCCAGGCCGAGCTTACAAATGAGTACCAGGCAGCTTCTAAAGTACCACTCTGGATATCTATGGATGCTGAGACAGGCGTAGGCATGCGCTTAGATTCTACGGTAGAATACCCCTCGCAGCAGATGTTGGGAGCACTTTCGGAGGATACCCTTATCTACCGTATGGGTGTAGAGGTAGCACAGGAGTTTAAACGGCTGGGCATGCATATCAATTTTGCACCAGTGGCCGATATCAATAATAACCCTAACAACCCTATCATAGGCTACCGTTCTTTTGGCGAGAACAAGTATGATGTGGCTGCCAAAAGCATGGCTTACATGCGTGGTATGCAGGATGGCGGCATATTGGCAGTAGCAAAGCACTTTCCGGGCCACGGTGATACAGATGTAGATTCCCATTACGACCTGCCTGTGATACCTTTCCAACGGCATCGCCTCGACACTTTGGAGTTGTATCCTTTCCAGGAGTTGATAAACCAGGGCCTAGGAGGAATGATGGTGGCCCATATGCATATTCCGCAGCTAGACCCTACGCCTAATGTACCTTCTACCCTTTCTGAGCCCATCGTTACAGGTTTGCTGAAAAAGCAGCTCAACTATAAAGGTTTGATTTTTACAGATGCCATGGTAATGAAAGGGGTAACGAAATACTTTGAACCCGGTGAGGCTGAGGCACGAGCCCTGATAGCAGGCAATGATGTGCTGGAACGACTCAATAGCGTACCTAAAGCTATCAATGCAATAAAAGAAGCTATTGAAAACGGCGACCTGACGCAGGAGGAGATTGACAGGCGATGTAAGCGGGTTCTGGCTGCCAAGCAGTGGCTGGGGCTGGATAAGTATAAGCCTATACCTCTCGAAAATCTTTACGAGGACCTGAACCCTCCAATGGCAGACCTTATAAATAAGCGCATTGCAGAGGGTGCCATAACTTTACTTAACAACAAAAAGAGAATGCTTCCGCTGCGCCCGACCAAGCGCATGTCTATTGCCACTGTTTCTATTGGTGCCACCCGGGTTACTGCATTTCAACGGCAAGTAAAGCAATTAACAGAAGAAACCGACGACTTCTACATCTCACGCAAGGCAAACAGTAAGGAAGCCAAGAAACTCTGGAAGAAACTGAAAAAGTATGATGTGGTGCTGGTAGCGCTTTATGGCCCGTCTATCCGGCCAAGCAACAGCTTAGGCTACTCCGAAGAGGCTGCCAGGTTAGTGCAGCAGCTAGCAAAATCTAATAAGGCGGTTATCACACTTTTCAACAATGCTTATACTCTAAACCAGTTTCCAGAGATTGAGGAAAGCCAGGCGCTGCTGCTCGCATATCAGGGCTACTTTCATGCGCAGGCTGCTGCTGCAGAGCTAATTTTCGGCAGAATACCTGCTCGTGGCCGCTTGGCAGTAACCGTTAACAAGCATTTTACTTACGGAGACGGTATACGGCTAAACAAATCTTTCATTGCAGGTCCCAATGGTATCCCGACGCAGTAA
- a CDS encoding dienelactone hydrolase family protein, with the protein MKEIRKEDIKQEVFDLYDDYAHNRVSRREFVQKLSAYAVGGLTMASLMSFLMPDYQGAVQVKADDPRIKSQYINYQSPKGGGTIKALLSMPADAEKNLGGIVVVHENRGLNPHIEDVARRAALAGFISLAPDALTPLGGYPGNDDDGRALQSKRDREEMLEDFIAAYDYLKAHKNCNGKVGVVGFCFGGWISNMMAVRIPDLKAAVPFYGGQPASEDVPNINAPLLLHFAELDTRVNEGWPAYEEALKEHNKEYTAFMYEGTNHGFHNDTTPRYDKVAAELAWKRTIDFFNKKLK; encoded by the coding sequence ATGAAGGAAATCAGAAAGGAAGACATCAAACAAGAAGTGTTTGATCTTTACGATGACTATGCTCATAACCGAGTAAGCAGGCGTGAGTTCGTGCAAAAGCTATCGGCTTATGCCGTAGGAGGGCTTACCATGGCATCACTGATGAGCTTTCTTATGCCCGATTACCAAGGTGCTGTTCAGGTCAAAGCTGATGACCCACGTATAAAATCTCAGTACATCAACTACCAGTCTCCAAAGGGAGGCGGAACGATAAAGGCTTTGCTGTCCATGCCTGCAGATGCAGAAAAGAATCTAGGTGGCATAGTGGTTGTGCATGAGAACCGGGGATTGAACCCGCACATAGAAGATGTTGCCAGAAGAGCTGCTCTCGCTGGATTCATTTCGCTTGCCCCTGATGCTTTAACGCCTTTAGGTGGCTACCCGGGCAACGACGATGACGGGCGCGCACTGCAAAGCAAACGCGACAGAGAGGAGATGCTAGAGGATTTTATAGCGGCTTACGATTACCTGAAAGCTCATAAAAACTGTAATGGCAAAGTAGGTGTGGTAGGTTTTTGCTTTGGAGGTTGGATCTCTAACATGATGGCCGTACGCATTCCGGATTTGAAAGCAGCCGTGCCCTTTTATGGCGGGCAGCCGGCGAGCGAAGACGTTCCCAACATAAATGCACCTTTGCTCCTGCACTTTGCAGAATTAGATACGCGTGTTAATGAGGGTTGGCCAGCCTACGAAGAAGCGCTAAAGGAGCACAATAAAGAGTACACAGCCTTTATGTATGAAGGTACCAATCATGGCTTTCACAACGATACCACGCCTCGGTATGATAAGGTTGCGGCAGAGCTTGCCTGGAAACGCACCATTGATTTCTTCAACAAGAAGTTGAAGTAA
- a CDS encoding NUDIX domain-containing protein, with translation MNIKNREKAYDGYFKIYKLTVEQEGHTFTREQFDRGDAVAALVFDTDKQQYILTRQFRVGSESELVEVVAGMVDKGEQPEESIKREIEEETGYHVDKLEHLHTFYSSPGGTTERVMLYYAEVTKQNGAGGGNEHEHEFIEIVHLTPAELDALETPDAKTIIAQQWAKLNRR, from the coding sequence ATGAACATCAAAAACAGAGAGAAAGCCTACGACGGCTACTTTAAGATCTATAAACTAACTGTTGAGCAAGAGGGCCACACTTTTACCCGTGAGCAGTTTGACCGTGGCGATGCCGTGGCAGCATTGGTATTTGATACAGATAAGCAGCAGTACATTCTTACCAGGCAATTTCGTGTAGGTTCAGAGTCCGAACTAGTTGAGGTAGTGGCTGGCATGGTAGACAAGGGCGAGCAGCCCGAGGAAAGTATAAAACGTGAGATTGAGGAGGAAACAGGCTACCATGTAGATAAGCTGGAACACCTGCACACTTTCTATTCGTCGCCGGGAGGAACCACTGAGCGGGTAATGCTATACTACGCGGAGGTAACGAAGCAAAATGGAGCCGGTGGTGGCAATGAACACGAGCATGAGTTTATAGAAATTGTGCATTTGACACCTGCTGAACTGGATGCCCTTGAAACACCTGATGCTAAAACCATTATAGCGCAGCAGTGGGCAAAGCTCAACCGGAGGTAA
- a CDS encoding TVP38/TMEM64 family protein translates to MSDHNKNIQQHHQGVKDKHHPENSHSKQHNADHQQEEDVKQSKWPLFVTAILIAALVGSYFVFPGFQEEVNKGWQVLTSGEEKRISQWVSQFGFWGPFFIVIAMVAQMFLLVINVVALMLVAIIAYGPFWGSVIAVSAVAVASTIGYWIGRSIGEAGVSKLIGQKSEQKVAGFMDHYGVWAVIIARISPFLSNDAVSFVAGLAGMGYFRFIGATLTGIIPLTILLAWLGENNERLKNGLIWVSAVSLAIFIGYVSYQKYIKKK, encoded by the coding sequence ATGAGTGATCATAATAAGAATATACAACAACACCATCAAGGGGTAAAGGATAAGCATCATCCTGAAAACTCGCACTCTAAGCAGCACAACGCTGACCATCAGCAAGAGGAAGATGTGAAGCAGAGTAAGTGGCCTTTATTTGTAACAGCCATACTTATTGCTGCTTTGGTAGGTTCATACTTTGTATTTCCTGGCTTTCAGGAGGAAGTGAACAAGGGCTGGCAAGTGCTTACAAGTGGCGAAGAAAAACGCATCTCGCAATGGGTTAGCCAGTTTGGATTCTGGGGACCTTTTTTTATTGTGATAGCTATGGTCGCCCAGATGTTTCTGCTCGTGATAAACGTGGTGGCGCTGATGCTGGTAGCCATTATCGCTTATGGGCCTTTTTGGGGCTCAGTAATTGCGGTAAGCGCAGTGGCAGTAGCCTCTACCATTGGTTACTGGATAGGGCGCAGTATAGGCGAAGCCGGTGTAAGTAAGTTAATCGGTCAGAAGTCGGAGCAGAAGGTTGCCGGCTTTATGGATCATTATGGTGTTTGGGCTGTTATCATTGCACGTATATCTCCTTTCCTGTCTAACGATGCCGTCAGCTTTGTGGCAGGTCTGGCAGGCATGGGTTACTTCAGGTTTATAGGGGCAACGCTAACTGGCATTATACCGCTTACCATACTACTTGCCTGGCTGGGAGAGAACAACGAGCGTCTCAAGAACGGACTTATCTGGGTATCCGCTGTCAGCTTGGCAATATTCATTGGCTACGTCAGCTATCAAAAGTACATCAAGAAAAAGTAG
- a CDS encoding rhomboid family intramembrane serine protease has translation MSIFTPRNHVNTLADDAPHFGYSFLPGLLFVALMWLVSLLSYLTGADLGFLGIMPRSFLGLVGVFFGPLIHGGLLHLLSNTFPLVLLSGLILYMHRKVALRVIVLVYVLSGVLTWLIGRQAYHIGASGVVYGLAGFLLFNGFLRQNRGAMAVSLAVLFLYSGLFYGLFPGEERVSWEGHVAGLVSGLVAAIAYGDGNATDDRVKPIEPDVVQRHVSSTVGPHYRHMLISYSVQPDSPETRYTYTFDAKTISAKMPTQVAVTSSKEMTKSRAKYE, from the coding sequence ATGTCGATTTTCACCCCTAGAAACCATGTGAATACCTTAGCCGATGACGCTCCACATTTTGGCTATAGCTTTTTGCCTGGCCTTTTGTTTGTAGCGCTCATGTGGCTGGTTAGCCTGCTTAGCTACCTAACAGGTGCCGATCTGGGATTTCTGGGTATCATGCCCCGTAGTTTCTTAGGTCTGGTAGGGGTGTTTTTCGGGCCGCTTATACATGGAGGCCTGCTGCACTTACTCTCCAACACCTTCCCGCTGGTCTTGTTATCTGGGCTTATACTTTATATGCACCGGAAAGTGGCCTTACGAGTTATTGTGCTGGTGTATGTGCTGAGCGGGGTGCTTACCTGGCTTATTGGCCGACAGGCTTACCACATTGGGGCAAGCGGTGTGGTATATGGTTTAGCTGGCTTCCTGCTCTTTAACGGATTCTTAAGGCAAAACCGTGGTGCTATGGCCGTGTCTTTGGCCGTGCTGTTTCTGTACAGTGGCTTGTTCTACGGCCTTTTTCCGGGAGAAGAGCGTGTGTCGTGGGAGGGGCATGTGGCAGGGCTGGTGAGTGGTTTAGTGGCTGCCATAGCCTATGGTGACGGCAATGCCACAGACGATAGAGTGAAGCCTATAGAGCCAGATGTAGTGCAGCGGCATGTAAGCAGTACAGTAGGGCCACATTACCGGCACATGCTCATCAGTTACAGCGTGCAGCCAGACAGCCCTGAAACCAGGTACACTTATACTTTTGATGCCAAGACCATCTCAGCTAAAATGCCAACTCAGGTAGCGGTGACTTCGTCTAAAGAAATGACAAAGTCACGCGCAAAATATGAGTGA